One genomic segment of Gopherus flavomarginatus isolate rGopFla2 chromosome 11, rGopFla2.mat.asm, whole genome shotgun sequence includes these proteins:
- the LOC127030774 gene encoding olfactory receptor 14A16-like has product MSNQTTLTEFLLLGFSDVRELQILHFVLFLVFYLVGLMGNLLIITAVVLDHHLHTPMYFFLVNLSILDFGSISVTIPKSMANSLINTRVISYPGCVTQVFLFLLFVTTDLALLTIMAYDRYVAICQPLHYENIMNRKACVQMAASAWITGIIYSALHTGNTFRLPFCQSSVISQFFCEIPQLLKLTCSDSYLSEIGLLAFSMFLCSNCFVFIIVSYVQIFKAVLRIPSEQGRGKAFSTCLSHLTVVSLLFCAGYFEYMKPISSSASNMDLMMGILYSLVPPIMNPIIYSMRNKEIKAALKKLIVWRLIARTEMSIIST; this is encoded by the coding sequence atgtccaaccaaaccaccctgaccgagttccttctcctgggattctctgacgttcgggagctgcagattttacatTTTGTGCTGTTCCTGGTGTTTTACCTGGTAGGCCTGATggggaatcttctcatcatcacagccGTAGTCCTCGACCACCATCTTCACACACCCATGTATTTTTTCCTGGTGAATCTGTCCATCCTAGACTTCGGCTCCATCTCTGTtaccatccccaaatccatggccaattcTCTCATAAACACCAGGGTGATTTCTTATCCTGGATGTGTCACCCAAgtatttctctttctcctcttcgTTACAACTGATCTTGCCTTACTCACCATTATGGCATATGACCGATATGttgccatctgccaaccactgcactacgAGAACATAATGAACAGGaaagcttgtgtccaaatggcagccagtgcctggattaCTGGTATTATTTACTCTGCCCTGCACACTGGGAACACCTTCAGGTTGCCCTTCTGCCAGTCCAGTGTCATCagccagttcttctgtgaaatcccccagctaCTCAAGCTTACCTGCTCTGACTCGTACCTCAGTGAAATTGGGCTTCTTGCCTTTAGTATGTTTTTATGTTcaaactgctttgtttttataattgtgtcttatgttcagatcttcaaagcAGTGCTGAGAATCCCTTCGGAGCAGGGCCGaggtaaagccttctccacctgcctctctcacctcactgtggtctctTTGTTATTTTGCGCTGGCTACTTTGAGTACATGAAACCCATCTCCAGCTCAGCATCAAATATGGATCTCATGATGGGTATTCTATATTCCCTGGTGCCTCCAATAATGAATCcaatcatctacagcatgaggaacaaggagatcaaagctgCATTAAAGAAACTGATTGTGTGGAGGTTAATTGCAAGAACTGAAATGTCCATCATTAGTACTTGA